A genomic window from Cloacibacillus evryensis DSM 19522 includes:
- a CDS encoding phenylacetate--CoA ligase family protein, producing the protein MEKQNYYQPEIECASREQIKEWQSEGLVKTVKHAYENSPYYRRKMDEHGVKPEDIKSLDDLHKLPFICKDDLREAYPYGLLCKPLSECVRIQSTSGTTGKRVIAFYTQHDIDAWDDCCARAIAAVGGTKDDVVHVSYGYGLFTGGAGLNGGSHKLGSLTLPMSSGSTDRQIQFMQDLGSTILCCTPSYAAYLGETVVEKGLQDTIKLKAGIFGAEAWSEEMRRDIEAKLGIKAYDIYGLTELEGPGVSYECCEQHGMHICEDQFIAEIINPNTGEVLPDGEKGELVFTSINKEAFPMIRYRTRDICVLSHEKCSCGRTHVRMAKPMGRSDDMLIIKGVNVFPSQIETVLIDNGYSPNYQLIVDRVNNSDTLDINVEMTQAMFSDTLGEISAQEKTLVGALKGFLGIYAKVHLVEPKSIPRSEGKAVRIIDKRKLY; encoded by the coding sequence ATGGAGAAACAGAACTACTACCAGCCAGAAATCGAATGCGCCTCACGCGAACAGATCAAAGAATGGCAAAGCGAAGGACTTGTAAAGACAGTCAAGCACGCCTATGAGAACTCGCCCTACTACCGCAGAAAAATGGACGAACACGGAGTGAAGCCCGAGGACATCAAAAGTCTGGACGACCTCCACAAACTGCCATTCATCTGCAAAGACGACCTGCGCGAGGCCTACCCATACGGCCTGCTCTGCAAACCGCTCTCCGAGTGCGTGCGCATCCAGTCCACGAGCGGAACGACCGGCAAGCGCGTCATCGCCTTCTATACACAGCATGACATCGACGCCTGGGACGACTGCTGCGCGCGCGCGATCGCCGCGGTAGGCGGCACCAAGGACGACGTCGTGCACGTCTCTTACGGTTACGGCCTCTTCACCGGCGGCGCGGGGCTCAACGGCGGCTCGCACAAGCTCGGCTCCCTCACGCTACCGATGTCATCCGGCTCGACCGACCGCCAGATACAGTTCATGCAGGACCTCGGCTCGACGATCCTCTGCTGTACTCCCTCCTACGCCGCCTACCTCGGCGAGACGGTCGTAGAAAAGGGGCTCCAGGACACAATTAAACTCAAGGCAGGGATCTTCGGAGCCGAGGCCTGGAGCGAGGAGATGCGCCGCGACATCGAGGCGAAGCTCGGCATCAAGGCCTACGACATCTACGGCCTCACAGAGCTTGAGGGACCGGGCGTCAGCTACGAATGCTGCGAACAGCACGGCATGCATATCTGCGAAGACCAGTTCATCGCCGAGATAATCAACCCCAACACCGGCGAAGTGCTGCCGGACGGAGAAAAGGGAGAGCTCGTCTTCACCTCCATAAACAAAGAGGCCTTCCCCATGATCCGCTACCGCACGCGCGACATCTGCGTGCTTTCGCACGAAAAATGCTCCTGCGGCCGCACCCACGTCCGCATGGCAAAGCCGATGGGGCGCAGCGACGACATGCTCATCATCAAGGGCGTCAACGTATTCCCGTCACAGATAGAGACGGTGCTCATCGACAACGGCTACTCGCCGAACTATCAGTTGATCGTAGACCGCGTCAACAACAGCGATACTCTTGACATCAACGTCGAGATGACGCAGGCGATGTTCAGCGACACATTGGGCGAGATATCGGCGCAGGAAAAGACGCTCGTTGGCGCTTTGAAGGGCTTCCTAGGCATTTACGCTAAGGTACACCTCGTCGAACCGAAGAGCATCCCGCGTAGCGAGGGCAAGGCGGTGCGCATCATCGACAAGCGCAAGCTCTACTAA
- a CDS encoding acetolactate synthase, whose amino-acid sequence MKGEKTMTVKQISVFVENKPGKLAEFVELLRANGIDMRALSLAEAADFGVLRTIVSDPDKAQRVLSEAGSISAVTPVLAVEVSDEPGALYHILEILREGNINLEYTYAFTTRRNQGAYMVFRVADKNIERAVALLAENGIGIVAQEDIYDL is encoded by the coding sequence ATGAAGGGGGAAAAGACCATGACAGTCAAACAGATTTCCGTCTTTGTAGAAAATAAACCCGGGAAGCTTGCGGAGTTCGTGGAGCTCCTGCGCGCCAACGGCATCGACATGCGCGCGCTGTCGCTCGCGGAGGCCGCCGACTTCGGCGTGCTCCGCACGATCGTCAGCGATCCGGACAAAGCGCAGAGGGTGCTCTCCGAGGCGGGCAGCATTTCGGCGGTGACGCCGGTGCTCGCCGTCGAGGTTTCCGACGAGCCGGGCGCGCTCTACCACATCCTTGAGATACTCAGAGAGGGAAACATCAACCTCGAATACACCTACGCCTTCACTACGCGCAGGAACCAGGGAGCCTACATGGTCTTCCGCGTCGCGGACAAGAACATCGAGAGAGCCGTGGCGCTCTTAGCCGAAAACGGCATCGGCATCGTCGCCCAGGAAGATATTTACGACCTGTAA